DNA from Chitinophaga pendula:
TCTTCCTCAATGCCGATGAAAAACCAGCACCCGCAGGCCCCGATACAGAAGAGAAATTTGCAGCTTTCGAACGCAATTTCTCCAACGTGTCCGGTAGTGTAGGCCTTAGCTATGCCGCCAGCAATCAGGTGACGCTTAAACTGAACGTCGCCAGAGGCTTCCGTGCACCCAATATCGCAGAACTGGCGGCCAACGGCGTCCACGAAGGCACTATCAAATATGAATATGGTAACGCCGATCTCAAACCGGAAACCAGCACACAGATCGATGCAGGCGTTGAATTCAACTCCCAACACGTGTCACTGACCGCCAACGTATTCTACAATCATATCAGTAACTTCATCTACTCTCGTAAACTGCTGAATGCAGCCGGTACGGACTCTATCCCCGGAAATGATAATGCAGAAGGATATGCCGCTTTCAAATACCAGCAAAACACTGCTAACCTCTATGGGGGCGAACTCTTGCTGGATATCCACCCGCATCCGATAGACTGGCTGCATTTCGAAAATACACTTTCCTACGTAAGCGCTACTGTCAGCAATGCAACAGACTCTACCAAATACCTGCCTAATATTCCTGCCGGCCGCTGGCTGTCTGAACTGAAAGGCAAATTCAAAAAAGTAGGGGGTCCCTTCCGGAATGCCTATATCGGCGTACAAATGGATATGAACTTCGATCAGAACAATGTATTCTCCGCCTATCAGACAGAAACCACGACAAAAGGTTACACCTTGTTCAATGCCGGATTGGGTGCTGATATTGTAGGCAGAAAAGACAAAACGTTGTTCTCCTTACATTTCGCGGTGAATAACCTGGGAGATGTAGCTTATCAGAATCACCTCAGCCGCCTGAAATATGCCCCGCTGAACGAATTGACCGGTCGCTCCGGTGTATTCGGTATGGGACGCAACTTCAGTGTAAAAGTGGCTGTTCCGATAGATTTCAAATAGAATAACCTTCTTTCAGGGTTTACTTTTTATCTAAAAAGGGCTGTATCTTCTGATACGGCCCTTCCGTTTTTATAGCGTAAATGCCTTGCATTACCGGCTCAGTTACCTGGACCAGTTACTCACATTTCGACACAGTATAACCGCTTATCACAGATAAATCCCTGTTTTTGGGGAGTAATTTTATGATTATCAGTGCTTTTTAGGTATCAAGAAAACAATAGATATAATTTCCGTAATTATTATATATAGGTTTTGTAACTTGCTTTCGTAAATAAAAACGGAACCAGATCGCAAAATTTGTTAAGGCCTGTAAAAGGTCTTTAGGCTCTACCACTGCTTGCAATACTTCAATTCTATCCTACTATATAATACATTCATTTTTTTAGCCCATTGAGAAAGATTTTGTCTAAACTCAAAAGGTTTAGATTTTGGTTGAAACAGAAAAGGGCTGTCTTTACAGCCCTTAGTTATTTTTATATAGATATGCTAATGATCAGTTAGTGATGTTCATGAGCATCAGGCAAGTCAGCCGTATCTTCATCATAATACACAAAGAAATACAGGTAGATCGCTCTGGATATCCGCATTAGCCACGGCTGCACCAATACCAGTATCACCCCGTTTACACCTAACCATACCAATACACTGTTATCCCGCCAGGAAAGTCCCACAAATAACCAGAACCAGATCAGGTTGAACACCGATAAAGCAACGCCTAACGCATAACTTACATAACCAGTACCAAACCAGAACCCCGTTTCCAACTCATACTTTTGATCACATACCGGACAACGTTCATACATGTTGAAGATACGGGATAACCGCCAGTGAAATGGATTCTTGTCTTTGAACATATCTCCCCTCCGGCAACGCGGACACTTCATGGAGAGCAGGCTTAGAAAGTAATTAGGGCGTTTTTTTTTCATTTGCTCATCGTTTAGTCAACTCAATGTCCCGCAAAGGTACATTTATTAACCCGGGCTGCCGACAGAAAATGCGATAAGCATCCGTTTAAGCCTGTGGAGCAACCTCCTCTATTTTACGCTCTCCAATCTGCTGACGCCACATCGCATAGTACAATCCCTTCTCTTCCAATAGCGCATGGTGGGAACCCGTTTCTACGATCTTGCCGCGTTCCAGCACATAGATACGGTCCGCATGCATAATAGTCGACAAACGGTGAGCGATCATCACTGTAATGTGCTCACGGCTGGCAGTGATCTTACGTACCGTCTGGGTGATAGCTTCCTCGGTAATGGAATCCAGCGCAGATGTAGCTTCGTCAAATACCAGCAAACGTGGTTTGCGTAACAACGCCCGGGCAATAGAAAGCCGCTGCTTCTCACCGCCTGATATCTTGATACCGGCTTCGCCGATCATCGTATCAATCCCATTGTCCGCTCTTGCTAGCAACGTCTGTGCCGCCGCCTTGTGCAATACATCCAGGATCTCTTCATCAGTAGCACGGGAATTCACAAATAGCAGGTTCTCTTTGATGGTACCAGAGAATAACTGCGTATCCTGGGTCACAAAACCGATCTGATGACGCATCGTCTCCATGTCTACCGTATTACCATCCACACCATTGTATCTTATACTGCCGTCCTTGGGCTTATACAGCCCTACCAATAGTTTCACTAGTGTCGTCTTACCTGAACCGGATGGCCCTACAAAGGCAATCGTTTCTCCCGTTTGCGCCTCAAAAGAGATATCCTCTAATGCCTTGATATTGGCAGTCAGGTGTTGGAAACCTACATGCTCAAAAGTAAGCTGCTCGATTGCTCCTACAGTTACCGGATGCGCAGGCATCGACTCTACCGGCGTGTTCATGATATTCTGGAAGTTCAGTAAAGAAACCTGCGCTTCCCGGTATGCCAGTATAATGTTGCCCAACTCCTGTAATGGCCCGAAAATGAAGAAGGAATAAAGCTGCAGCGTAAACAACTCACCCACAGTTACACGATCACGATATAGGAAGAATAACAGCAGGAATAAAATACCTTGTCTTAAAAAATTGACAAAAGTACCTTGCACAAAACTGATGCTCCGGATATCCCGCACCTTCTTTAACTCCATTGTTAATATCTTGATCGTGGTGGAGTTCAGGCGGCGTATCTCTTGTTGTGTCAGGCCAAGGCTTTTCACCAGCTCAATATTACGCAGCGATTCCGTTGTAGAACCCGCCAGCGCAGTAGTCTCTTTAACGATCCTCTTCTGGATCACCTTGATCTTTTTACTGAGCAGGTTCATTAACACTCCCAGTAAGATGCTGCCACAAAAGTAGACCAGTACCAAGCTCCATTCTACCTGGAAAGCATAGATCATCACAAATACAACACCCACCAGCGAGATAAACAGCACATTGATAAAAGAAGTTATAAACTTCTCACAATCCGTTCTTACCTTCTGCAA
Protein-coding regions in this window:
- a CDS encoding DUF983 domain-containing protein, which encodes MKKKRPNYFLSLLSMKCPRCRRGDMFKDKNPFHWRLSRIFNMYERCPVCDQKYELETGFWFGTGYVSYALGVALSVFNLIWFWLFVGLSWRDNSVLVWLGVNGVILVLVQPWLMRISRAIYLYFFVYYDEDTADLPDAHEHH
- a CDS encoding ABC transporter ATP-binding protein; amino-acid sequence: MKILLRYLKSYKWLILLALLFATINQVFSLLDPFIFGKIIDQFASHPKTVTSGGVQVPRSQSDYVNGVLLLLLGAVGVAMISRIAKGFQDYFVNVIIQKFGARVYTDGLRHSLRLPYQQFEDQRSGETLAVLQKVRTDCEKFITSFINVLFISLVGVVFVMIYAFQVEWSLVLVYFCGSILLGVLMNLLSKKIKVIQKRIVKETTALAGSTTESLRNIELVKSLGLTQQEIRRLNSTTIKILTMELKKVRDIRSISFVQGTFVNFLRQGILFLLLFFLYRDRVTVGELFTLQLYSFFIFGPLQELGNIILAYREAQVSLLNFQNIMNTPVESMPAHPVTVGAIEQLTFEHVGFQHLTANIKALEDISFEAQTGETIAFVGPSGSGKTTLVKLLVGLYKPKDGSIRYNGVDGNTVDMETMRHQIGFVTQDTQLFSGTIKENLLFVNSRATDEEILDVLHKAAAQTLLARADNGIDTMIGEAGIKISGGEKQRLSIARALLRKPRLLVFDEATSALDSITEEAITQTVRKITASREHITVMIAHRLSTIMHADRIYVLERGKIVETGSHHALLEEKGLYYAMWRQQIGERKIEEVAPQA